The genome window ATGCTGATTGCCATGCAGAAGCCGGAGGCAACACTGGTGGCTGGCTATCAGGCATGGCAGAAAAAGTTTGAGCGCCATGTAAAAAAAGGGGAAAAGGGGATTCAGATCATTGCGCCGGCCCCGATCCGGGAAAAGGAAGAAGTGGAGAAGATTGACCCGGTTACCAATGAACCGGTGCTGAAAGAGAACGGGCAGCCGGAAACGGAAATCATTACGCATGTGATACCGAGGTTCCGTGTGGCTACCGTATTTGACGTGTCCCAGACAGATGGAAAGCCATTGCCGGAATTTGCAGTAGAAGATCTGACTGCCAGCGTGGAGAACTATGAAGCATTTATGAAAGCAATTACCGATGTTTCCCCTGTACCTATCCGTTTTGACGAGATTGAGGGAGAGGCGCATGGTTATTATCACCTGGTAGATAAGGAGATCGTCATTCAGGAAGGAATGAGCGAAGGCCAGACGATGAAAACAGCGATTCACGAAGTCAGCCATGCGAAGCTCCATGACAGGGAGATCATGGAGGAGCTGGGAGTCCAGAAGGACAAGCTGACCAGGGAGGTGGAAGCGGAAAGCATTGCCTACTGTGCATGCCAGTATTTTGGACTGGATACTTCTGAATATTCCTTCCCTTATATCGGAAGCTGGAGCAGCGGAAAGGATATGAAGGAACTTCGTGCTTCCATGGATACAATCCGGAAAACGGCTGGTGAGTTTATCGACAGCATGACGGAAGCGCTGCAGCAGCTTATGAGGGAGCAACAGGAAAAGGAACATCCGGAGCAGGCGGAAGAATACCAGCAGGCAGAGTTTTATGATGTGCCGGCATTGTTTTCAAATGGCCGTGTAGACAGGGAATCCCTGCCGGAAGGAATCTTCTGCTATGAACTGCGGGGAGCAGACTATGATCCCGGCCATCCCCTTACCGTGGAAGAACATGTAACAGTCAATCATGCCGCTACCATCCTGACGGCAGTTCCGGTCACGATACCGGAGCAGGAGTCTCTCCGGCTTGGAGATGGACTGAATTTTACCGGAGGGGAACAGACCATACCGGAATACCTGCAGGAGATGGCAGAAAGGAGCATGGAGGCAGACAAAGGGATTGTAGAAAGTGCCATCGGGCGGAACAATGAAAATCTTTATCTTTCCGGGACGGAAGAACGCTATGCGATTTACCAGATCACAGATCATTCCAAAGGCCGGGAATATCAGTTTATGGGACTGGATTTTGTGACTTCCCATGATATGACGGTGGATGCGGCGGATTATGCTTTTATCTACGGCGGGCGGTTATCGGGAGAGGAAACCTTAGACAGCCTGTATGAAAAATTCAATCTTAACCATCCGGCTGGGTATCAGGGGCATTCCCTCTCCGTGAGTGATGTGGTTGTCATGCAAAGAGGCGGGCAGACGAAGGCATACTATGTAGACAGTTTTGGATTTAAAGAGCTGCCTGATTTTGTCTGGCAGCGCCTGCATGAAGCGGAAATGAACCGCAAAAGAGAGGATTCCGCTGTCACGCTGGATACTTCGGGGATTGAGATCGAGCAGCATGAAGGGCTGTGGCATACGGCAGACAAGCGTGAGATTGCGGATGAAATATTTTACCTTATGGAGCATAACGAATATGGGGATTCTGTTGCAGCCGTCATCGTCAATGCAGATGGGGAACTGGTAGCGCAGGAACTGGAAAACGGGTTTGACCGTGGCGCAATGGAGGCCATCCATGAGTATCTTGCCGGGAAGGGGATTGCATGGGAGCCGGAAGCGGAAGAAACCGAGGCATCAGAGAAAAAGAGTTACCCACCGGTTTACCGGAACACTCTTGCTTATGCTACGGAGCATGGCGCTGCTGACGAATACCTTGATTCCAGAAAGTTAAATATTGACTGTAAAAGGGCAGTGGAGGAAGCAATCCGCAGCCACTTTGACGGGATGCATCTTGCCCATGATGTGGTGGATGGTGTGCTGGAAGAATACGGCACGGAAAGGCTATCGTTTGTCCTTGCCTGCACAGTGCAGTATAAGGAAACCGACGGGCGGTTTTCCAGGGATACAAAGGAGTGGGCAAAAAGTATCTCAATACCGGAGAATATGGGCAGGGGCATTGACCTGAATTATGATTACGTGGTGGAGAGCCATCCGGCAGTGCTGGACGGTTTTATCGGGCTTGCAAGGGAGAAATTTACAGAACTGGAGAGGATGGCACTGCAGGAAGTGGAGCCTTACATTGCCCACTATTATGTAGTGGAAGATTTGCAGAAACAGGGCAGCCTGGATATTCAGGAATTTCCGGAGATCAACAAGGCACTGGAGGCTTATTTCACTCTGCCAAACGATAAACGAAAAGCGTTGGGAATTCAGAATAGCAGACCGATGCCGGGAAGCTTGGATTTTATTCAGTGCATCAATGGAATAGACCGTAAGATTTTTGATTATCAATCGGTGGAAGGGTGGGACAATCCGGAAATTGCGGATGTAGTGAAACAGATTGACACAGCCATTGGTTTGCATGATACAGAAATCGCTTACCGTCTGGAATC of Roseburia hominis contains these proteins:
- a CDS encoding LPD16 domain-containing protein, translating into MASKQDKQLQEITRKLEEGVKEMLTSENYTEYLKVMSQFHDYSFNNTMLIAMQKPEATLVAGYQAWQKKFERHVKKGEKGIQIIAPAPIREKEEVEKIDPVTNEPVLKENGQPETEIITHVIPRFRVATVFDVSQTDGKPLPEFAVEDLTASVENYEAFMKAITDVSPVPIRFDEIEGEAHGYYHLVDKEIVIQEGMSEGQTMKTAIHEVSHAKLHDREIMEELGVQKDKLTREVEAESIAYCACQYFGLDTSEYSFPYIGSWSSGKDMKELRASMDTIRKTAGEFIDSMTEALQQLMREQQEKEHPEQAEEYQQAEFYDVPALFSNGRVDRESLPEGIFCYELRGADYDPGHPLTVEEHVTVNHAATILTAVPVTIPEQESLRLGDGLNFTGGEQTIPEYLQEMAERSMEADKGIVESAIGRNNENLYLSGTEERYAIYQITDHSKGREYQFMGLDFVTSHDMTVDAADYAFIYGGRLSGEETLDSLYEKFNLNHPAGYQGHSLSVSDVVVMQRGGQTKAYYVDSFGFKELPDFVWQRLHEAEMNRKREDSAVTLDTSGIEIEQHEGLWHTADKREIADEIFYLMEHNEYGDSVAAVIVNADGELVAQELENGFDRGAMEAIHEYLAGKGIAWEPEAEETEASEKKSYPPVYRNTLAYATEHGAADEYLDSRKLNIDCKRAVEEAIRSHFDGMHLAHDVVDGVLEEYGTERLSFVLACTVQYKETDGRFSRDTKEWAKSISIPENMGRGIDLNYDYVVESHPAVLDGFIGLAREKFTELERMALQEVEPYIAHYYVVEDLQKQGSLDIQEFPEINKALEAYFTLPNDKRKALGIQNSRPMPGSLDFIQCINGIDRKIFDYQSVEGWDNPEIADVVKQIDTAIGLHDTEIAYRLESAGRYFAIQTVSNGYDYTFYDNQFRELDGGVYDNPNISIQEAIEEILSDEKDMSFSECEVIDGEVFWEKVERAEYFPQKTYEALKELMSSDADEVAFRCGYGYVSIQKVPEGYEYIDYDNEWKEIGGNLYDIPEASMEDVLAWIFKDEGFGDLDCEPLDYEEVVKGTLQSAKERLADDNLTPTSQISRREAALEGNSRHDIEETVLYYAQAALEEMELSDEVRLRAARIYGSRLREGLYTEKSDIDVALSYSGNIREDVFFNVLHEHGMKIGGLSVDINPISTEITGSLEVYMEQAEQYLDNKEVEKLAADIDTFAHDNDFYEYQDQVEDREQQLQELKQDLMDGKTEPIKSWLQVFVDEGEPEETVSEAQQLIDRIHQAEDKNLFHQIEQMEPSISFYVAECMEYPVMGESTMKT